From the genome of Yersinia enterocolitica, one region includes:
- the pncB gene encoding nicotinate phosphoribosyltransferase: MTQDASPILTSLLDTDAYKLHMQQAVFHRYRHITVAAEFRCRGDELLGEYADEIRHQIALMKQLALTDDEFTYLSGLPFFQDDYLNWLRDFRFNPEQVTVSNNDGKLDIRIAGLWCETILWEVPLLAVISEIVHRRRSVGVTTAEAVTQLRNKLQQFKILSADIDISHFKLMDFGTRRRFSRDIQHAIVSSLKDEFPYIVGTSNYDLARNLALAPVGTQAHEWFQAHQQISPILANSQRVALQVWLDEYPNQLGVALTDCITMDAFLRDFDETFANRYQGLRHDSGDPVEWGEKAIAHYEKLGIDPMSKTLVFSDNLDLEKALSLYRHFYQRIKLVFGIGTRLTCDIPGVKPLNIVIKLVECNNKPVAKLSDSPGKTICQDPAFVDELREAFALPLVKKAS, encoded by the coding sequence ATGACCCAAGACGCCTCACCGATTTTGACTTCACTGCTTGATACGGATGCTTATAAGCTCCATATGCAACAAGCCGTGTTCCATCGCTATCGCCATATTACCGTTGCCGCTGAATTCCGCTGCCGTGGTGATGAGTTGCTGGGCGAATATGCCGATGAAATCCGCCATCAGATAGCGCTAATGAAACAATTAGCGTTAACCGATGATGAGTTTACCTACCTCTCGGGGTTACCCTTCTTTCAAGATGATTACCTCAATTGGTTGCGGGATTTTCGTTTTAACCCTGAGCAGGTCACCGTATCCAATAATGACGGTAAATTAGATATTCGGATTGCCGGTTTATGGTGCGAAACGATTTTATGGGAAGTCCCTTTGCTGGCGGTGATCAGTGAAATCGTTCATCGGCGCCGGTCAGTCGGTGTCACAACAGCCGAGGCCGTCACGCAACTGCGCAACAAACTTCAGCAGTTTAAGATTCTCAGCGCGGATATCGATATTAGTCATTTCAAGCTAATGGATTTTGGCACCCGTCGCCGTTTTTCACGCGATATACAGCATGCTATTGTCAGCAGCTTAAAAGATGAGTTCCCCTATATTGTAGGTACCAGCAACTATGATTTAGCCCGCAACCTGGCATTAGCTCCGGTCGGTACTCAAGCCCATGAATGGTTCCAGGCTCATCAGCAGATAAGTCCGATACTGGCCAATAGTCAGCGCGTGGCACTTCAAGTCTGGTTAGATGAGTACCCAAATCAACTTGGTGTCGCACTGACTGACTGTATTACCATGGATGCCTTCTTGCGCGATTTTGATGAGACATTCGCCAATCGCTATCAAGGATTGCGCCATGACTCAGGTGACCCGGTAGAATGGGGTGAAAAAGCTATCGCCCATTATGAAAAGCTGGGTATTGACCCAATGAGTAAAACATTGGTGTTCTCAGATAATTTAGATCTGGAAAAAGCGTTGTCACTCTATCGCCATTTCTATCAACGAATTAAATTGGTGTTCGGTATCGGTACCCGTTTAACTTGTGATATTCCCGGCGTTAAACCGCTCAACATTGTCATTAAACTGGTTGAATGCAACAACAAGCCGGTCGCAAAGCTCTCGGATAGTCCGGGTAAAACTATCTGTCAGGACCCGGCTTTTGTTGATGAGTTACGCGAAGCATTCGCCCTGCCGTTAGTCAAAAAGGCCAGTTAG
- a CDS encoding porin OmpC (allows for ions and hydrophilic solutes to cross the outer membrane) produces MMKRNILAVVIPALLVAGAANAAEIYNKDGNKLDLYGKVDARHQFSDAKGQDGDESYVRFGFKGETQITDQLTGYGQWEYNIQANNAEAQEGKGNKTRLGFAGLKFAEFGSFDYGRNYGVIYDVNAWTDMLPVFGGDSISASDNYMTGRSTGLATYRNTNFFGLVDGLNFALQYQGKNESGRDGLLTTQNGDGFGISSTYDIGYGVNFGAGFSSANRTTLQKDAHLSNQTFAEGDKAQAWNVGAKYDANNVYLAVMYAETQNMTPFGDDSVANKTRDIEITAQYQFDFGLRPSLGYVQSKGKDLNNNTDDNHDLLKYVSVGTYYAFNKNMTTYVDYKINLLDEDNFTRANNLMTDDVVGVGLVYQF; encoded by the coding sequence ATGATGAAGCGCAATATTCTTGCAGTAGTAATCCCAGCATTGTTAGTAGCTGGCGCAGCTAATGCAGCAGAAATCTACAACAAAGACGGCAACAAACTTGATCTGTACGGTAAAGTTGATGCGCGTCACCAGTTCTCTGATGCCAAGGGTCAAGACGGCGACGAATCTTATGTTCGTTTCGGCTTCAAAGGTGAAACCCAAATTACTGACCAACTGACCGGTTACGGCCAGTGGGAATATAACATTCAGGCTAACAATGCTGAAGCTCAAGAAGGCAAAGGCAACAAAACCCGTCTGGGCTTTGCTGGTCTGAAATTTGCTGAGTTCGGTTCATTCGACTACGGCCGTAACTACGGCGTAATCTATGACGTCAACGCATGGACTGACATGCTGCCAGTGTTCGGTGGTGATTCAATCTCCGCCTCTGACAACTACATGACTGGCCGTTCTACTGGTCTGGCTACTTACCGTAACACCAACTTCTTCGGTCTGGTTGATGGCCTGAACTTTGCTCTGCAATATCAAGGCAAAAACGAAAGTGGCCGTGATGGCTTGCTGACCACTCAAAACGGTGACGGCTTCGGTATCTCTTCTACTTATGATATCGGTTACGGCGTAAACTTCGGTGCTGGTTTCTCTTCTGCTAACCGTACTACTCTGCAGAAAGATGCTCACCTGTCTAACCAAACATTTGCTGAAGGCGATAAAGCTCAAGCATGGAACGTTGGTGCTAAATACGACGCTAACAACGTATACTTGGCTGTAATGTATGCTGAAACTCAGAACATGACTCCATTCGGTGACGATTCTGTTGCTAACAAGACTCGTGACATCGAAATCACTGCACAGTACCAGTTCGACTTCGGTCTGCGTCCGTCACTGGGTTATGTTCAGTCCAAAGGTAAGGATCTGAACAACAACACTGATGACAACCATGACCTGTTGAAATATGTTTCTGTTGGTACCTACTACGCATTCAACAAAAACATGACCACCTATGTTGATTACAAAATCAACTTGCTGGACGAAGACAACTTCACCCGTGCTAACAATCTGATGACTGATGACGTTGTTGGTGTTGGCTTGGTATACCAGTTCTAA
- a CDS encoding pectate lyase — MFYFNGGLLRYSNVKGVIMTSRINSRVIHQAARNISPVGGWAAEAGGTTGGSEATSDDIYLVFSVSELRRALSESGERPKIIQVYGLIDVSEGLPYQDQADQKQRGIVYLNANTTLIGVTENAKFIEGSIIIQDASNVIVHNIYIENPVDVDPQFEEGDGWNAEWDGLNIINSHHVWIDHVTFSDGRFTIDQYTEKDGWKFVQHDGALDIKRGSDYVTISHCRFELHDKTILIGHSDSNAEQDAGTMHVTFFNNYFTRIIQRTPRVRFGSIHLYNNLFEQDKSDPIYPYEYSYGLGYQSSILSEKNIFLVNDLTAECRVMKAFNGGDKVNDDSSTFNHSLAELNNCGFDADIGWVPPYAYDVVALSQEFTDHIRNQAGSGLPYGHLP; from the coding sequence ATGTTCTATTTCAATGGAGGATTGTTAAGATATTCAAATGTAAAAGGAGTTATTATGACCAGCAGAATCAATTCACGTGTCATTCATCAAGCTGCAAGAAACATTTCTCCTGTCGGAGGCTGGGCCGCTGAAGCCGGAGGAACTACCGGAGGCAGCGAAGCCACCAGTGATGATATTTATCTGGTTTTTTCGGTATCAGAACTTAGACGGGCATTATCGGAATCAGGAGAGCGGCCGAAGATAATTCAAGTATATGGTCTGATTGATGTGAGTGAAGGTCTTCCTTATCAGGACCAAGCAGACCAGAAACAGCGTGGTATTGTTTATCTCAATGCCAATACCACGTTAATTGGTGTCACCGAGAATGCGAAATTTATCGAAGGTTCAATCATTATCCAAGATGCCAGTAATGTTATCGTTCATAACATCTATATTGAGAACCCAGTAGATGTCGATCCCCAGTTTGAAGAAGGTGATGGGTGGAATGCTGAATGGGATGGTTTAAATATCATTAATTCACACCATGTCTGGATCGACCATGTCACGTTTAGTGATGGCCGTTTTACGATTGATCAATACACCGAGAAGGATGGCTGGAAGTTTGTTCAGCATGATGGCGCGTTAGATATTAAACGCGGCTCTGACTATGTCACGATTTCTCACTGCCGTTTTGAATTACATGACAAAACTATTTTGATTGGTCATAGCGATAGTAATGCTGAGCAAGATGCAGGAACCATGCACGTTACATTCTTTAATAATTACTTTACGCGGATAATCCAGCGTACTCCGCGAGTTCGTTTCGGCAGCATACATCTCTATAATAATTTATTTGAGCAAGATAAATCAGATCCTATATATCCCTACGAATACAGCTATGGCTTGGGTTATCAGTCTAGTATTTTATCAGAGAAAAATATATTTTTGGTTAATGACCTTACGGCTGAATGTCGGGTAATGAAGGCGTTTAATGGCGGCGATAAAGTTAATGATGACAGCTCGACTTTTAACCATAGCCTTGCTGAACTCAACAATTGTGGGTTTGACGCTGATATCGGCTGGGTCCCACCCTATGCCTATGATGTTGTAGCGCTTAGCCAAGAATTCACCGACCATATCCGCAATCAAGCGGGATCGGGTCTACCCTACGGCCATCTTCCCTGA
- a CDS encoding asparagine--tRNA ligase has protein sequence MSVVPVVDVLQGRAAVDSEVTVRGWVRTRRDSKAGISFVAVYDGSCFDPLQAVVNNALPNYQDEVLHLTTGCSVEVTGTVVASPGEGQSFEIQATAIKVVGWVDDPDTYPMAAKRHSIEYLREVAHLRPRTNLIGAVARVRHTLAQAIHRFFDENGYFWVSTPLITASDTEGAGEMFRVSTLDLENLPRTDTGAVDFSEDFFGKEAFLTVSGQLNGETYASALSKVYTFGPTFRAENSNTSRHLAEFWMVEPEVAFASLDDVAALAEKMLKYVFQAVLNERADDMKFFAERVDKDAVDRLQRFVTSDFAQVDYTDAIEILLASGQKFENDVSWGIDLSSEHERYLAEKHFKAPVVVKNYPKDIKAFYMRMNEDGKTVAAMDVLAPGIGEIIGGSQREERLDVLDARLEEMGLNKEDYWWYRDLRRYGTVPHSGFGLGFERLISYVTGVQNVRDVIPFPRTPRNASF, from the coding sequence ATGAGCGTAGTGCCTGTAGTCGACGTACTGCAAGGCCGTGCTGCGGTTGACAGTGAAGTCACCGTACGCGGTTGGGTGCGTACCCGGAGAGATTCTAAAGCGGGTATCTCCTTCGTTGCCGTTTATGACGGTTCCTGCTTTGACCCGTTACAGGCCGTCGTGAATAATGCTTTGCCTAATTATCAGGATGAAGTACTGCATCTGACTACCGGCTGCTCAGTAGAAGTCACTGGAACAGTGGTGGCATCACCAGGTGAAGGCCAGAGCTTTGAAATTCAGGCAACTGCTATCAAAGTGGTCGGCTGGGTTGATGATCCCGATACCTATCCGATGGCGGCAAAACGTCACAGCATCGAATACTTGCGCGAAGTGGCTCACTTACGCCCACGTACAAACCTGATTGGTGCTGTTGCCCGTGTCCGCCACACCTTAGCGCAGGCAATTCACCGTTTCTTCGATGAAAACGGCTACTTCTGGGTTTCTACCCCACTGATCACCGCTTCAGACACCGAAGGTGCTGGTGAAATGTTCCGTGTGTCGACGCTGGATCTGGAAAACTTGCCACGCACGGATACTGGAGCTGTCGATTTCAGCGAGGATTTCTTCGGTAAAGAAGCATTCCTGACGGTATCCGGTCAGTTGAATGGAGAAACCTACGCCAGTGCATTGTCCAAAGTTTACACTTTCGGCCCCACTTTCCGGGCAGAAAACTCCAACACTAGCCGTCATTTGGCGGAGTTCTGGATGGTTGAACCTGAAGTCGCATTTGCTTCTTTAGATGACGTCGCCGCATTAGCCGAGAAAATGCTGAAATATGTTTTCCAGGCTGTGCTCAATGAACGTGCTGATGACATGAAGTTCTTTGCTGAGCGGGTAGATAAAGACGCGGTAGATCGCCTACAACGTTTTGTCACCTCTGATTTTGCTCAGGTTGATTACACCGACGCTATCGAGATTTTGCTAGCATCGGGCCAGAAATTTGAAAATGACGTGTCATGGGGCATAGATTTGTCTTCTGAACATGAGCGTTATTTGGCTGAGAAACACTTTAAGGCACCGGTAGTGGTTAAAAACTACCCGAAAGACATTAAAGCTTTCTATATGCGGATGAACGAAGATGGCAAAACCGTTGCAGCGATGGATGTATTAGCGCCGGGAATTGGTGAAATCATCGGGGGTTCACAACGTGAAGAGCGCTTAGATGTGTTGGACGCACGTCTGGAAGAGATGGGCCTCAATAAAGAAGATTATTGGTGGTATCGTGATCTGCGTCGCTACGGTACGGTACCGCATTCAGGATTTGGCCTTGGATTTGAACGATTGATCTCCTATGTAACAGGGGTGCAAAACGTTCGGGATGTCATCCCATTCCCACGCACGCCGAGAAATGCCAGCTTCTAA